A single genomic interval of Saccharothrix saharensis harbors:
- a CDS encoding ArsR/SmtB family transcription factor — protein sequence MTVGVRGEHVHSPERRVPPPAPRQPTRTLSAAGELLRALAAPVRIAIVLQLREADRCVHELVEALGVAQPLISQHLRVLKAAGVVHGERHGREVVYRLVDEHLAHIVVDAVTHVDEGPRGINQTDRSPRTEEM from the coding sequence GTGACGGTCGGAGTGCGGGGCGAGCACGTGCACTCCCCGGAACGCCGCGTGCCCCCGCCGGCGCCGCGCCAGCCGACCCGGACCCTGTCCGCGGCCGGTGAGCTGCTGCGCGCGCTCGCCGCGCCGGTGCGGATCGCGATCGTGCTGCAACTGCGCGAGGCGGACCGGTGCGTGCACGAGCTGGTCGAGGCGCTGGGCGTGGCCCAGCCGTTGATCAGCCAGCACCTGCGGGTGCTCAAGGCGGCGGGCGTCGTGCACGGCGAGCGGCACGGCCGCGAGGTCGTCTACCGGCTCGTCGACGAGCACCTCGCGCACATCGTGGTGGACGCGGTGACCCATGTGGACGAGGGGCCGCGTGGTATCAACCAGACCGACCGGTCCCCCCGGACGGAGGAGATGTGA
- a CDS encoding Fur family transcriptional regulator: protein MTTSERPTTAVPGLRSTKQRTAVSKLLDSLGEFRSAQELHEELRKRGEGIGLTTVYRTLQSLADAGEVDVLRTDSGEAIYRRCSQHHHHHLVCRNCGRTVEVEGPAVEKWADRVAAENGFVEVSHTVEIFGTCRDCCGQAQPS, encoded by the coding sequence GTGACCACTAGCGAGCGTCCGACCACCGCTGTGCCCGGCCTGCGGTCGACCAAGCAGCGCACCGCGGTGTCCAAGCTGCTCGACTCGCTCGGCGAGTTCCGCTCGGCCCAGGAGCTGCACGAGGAGCTGCGCAAACGCGGCGAGGGCATCGGCCTGACCACGGTCTACCGCACGTTGCAGTCGCTGGCCGACGCCGGCGAGGTGGACGTGCTGCGCACCGACTCCGGTGAGGCGATCTACCGCCGCTGCTCCCAGCACCACCATCACCACCTGGTGTGCCGCAACTGCGGCCGCACGGTGGAGGTCGAGGGCCCGGCGGTGGAGAAGTGGGCCGACCGCGTCGCCGCCGAGAACGGGTTCGTCGAGGTCAGCCACACCGTGGAGATCTTCGGCACGTGCCGCGACTGCTGCGGGCAGGCTCAGCCCTCGTAG
- a CDS encoding TIGR03943 family putative permease subunit, with protein MRRETQNILLVLLGGALLKLALTGTYLRYVKESLQPWLVLTGGVMVVLALVSIVRDIRGGQQNPSGVEHAGHEHGTSRSPWMLLLPVFAVFLISPPALGADTVNRSDRNAAQEAKASSGFAPLPSDDVVPLTISEFVTRTAWDDSGSLDDRTVKLTGFVVRKDADVFIARLTISCCAADASPVKAKMVGQDFAALPTDQWVEATGRVVPGSATKESAFVPTFTVSQVVPIATPEDTYEG; from the coding sequence ATGAGACGAGAGACGCAGAACATCCTGCTGGTCCTGCTCGGCGGCGCGCTGCTCAAGCTCGCGCTGACCGGCACGTACCTGCGGTACGTCAAGGAGTCGCTGCAACCGTGGCTGGTCCTGACCGGCGGCGTCATGGTCGTGCTGGCCCTGGTGTCGATCGTGCGCGACATCCGCGGCGGTCAGCAGAACCCGAGCGGCGTCGAGCACGCCGGGCACGAGCACGGCACGTCCCGCAGCCCGTGGATGCTGCTGCTGCCGGTGTTCGCGGTGTTCCTGATCAGCCCGCCCGCGCTCGGCGCGGACACGGTGAACCGGTCCGACCGCAACGCCGCCCAGGAGGCCAAGGCGTCGAGCGGGTTCGCGCCGCTGCCCTCCGACGACGTCGTCCCGCTCACCATCTCGGAGTTCGTCACCCGCACGGCGTGGGACGACTCCGGCTCGTTGGACGACCGCACGGTCAAGCTCACCGGGTTCGTCGTGCGCAAGGACGCCGACGTGTTCATCGCCCGGTTGACCATCTCGTGCTGCGCCGCGGACGCCTCGCCGGTCAAGGCGAAGATGGTCGGCCAGGACTTCGCCGCGCTGCCCACCGACCAGTGGGTCGAGGCCACCGGCCGGGTCGTGCCCGGCTCGGCGACCAAGGAGAGCGCGTTCGTGCCCACGTTCACGGTGTCGCAGGTCGTGCCGATCGCCACGCCCGAGGACACCTACGAGGGCTGA
- a CDS encoding permease has product MTITGEIRGSRRRGTPPRWKITSLEVLCVLLVLALVLQDWLVGVLDVPVLRTASTVFVAVCVQALPFLVLGVLISGAIAAFIPANVLRRALPKKTALAVPVAGVAGVALPGCECASVPVSRRLMQQGVAPAVALTFLLAAPAVNPIVLVSTAVAFPNAPMMVPARFVGALLTAIVMGWLWTRFGKAEWIAERALRRLPDHDGTSRWAVFAETARHDLVDAGGFLVLGGVFAAAFNVLVPQEWLETLGGQVVLAVVVLSLLAVVLALCSEADAFVAASMSALPLLPRLVFLVVGPAVDVKLIALQAGAFGKSFAARFAPATFLVAIASALAAGAVFL; this is encoded by the coding sequence GTGACAATCACTGGCGAGATCCGCGGCTCGCGCCGGCGCGGCACGCCACCGCGCTGGAAGATCACTTCGCTGGAAGTGCTCTGCGTGCTGCTCGTGCTCGCGCTGGTGCTGCAGGACTGGCTGGTCGGCGTGCTCGACGTGCCGGTGCTGCGCACGGCGTCCACGGTGTTCGTCGCGGTGTGCGTGCAGGCGCTGCCGTTCCTCGTCCTCGGCGTGCTCATCAGCGGCGCCATCGCGGCGTTCATCCCGGCGAACGTGCTGCGCAGGGCGTTGCCGAAGAAGACCGCGCTGGCCGTGCCCGTCGCCGGTGTCGCCGGGGTCGCGCTGCCCGGCTGCGAGTGCGCGTCCGTGCCCGTCTCACGCCGCCTGATGCAGCAGGGCGTGGCACCCGCCGTGGCGCTGACGTTCCTGCTCGCCGCGCCCGCGGTGAACCCGATCGTGCTCGTGTCCACGGCCGTGGCGTTCCCGAACGCGCCCATGATGGTGCCCGCCCGGTTCGTCGGCGCGCTGCTCACCGCCATCGTCATGGGCTGGCTGTGGACCCGGTTCGGCAAGGCCGAGTGGATCGCCGAACGCGCGTTGCGCCGCCTGCCCGACCACGACGGCACGTCCCGCTGGGCGGTGTTCGCCGAGACCGCGCGGCACGACCTGGTCGACGCGGGCGGGTTCCTGGTGCTCGGCGGCGTGTTCGCGGCCGCGTTCAACGTGCTCGTGCCGCAGGAGTGGCTGGAGACGCTGGGCGGCCAGGTCGTGCTGGCCGTCGTGGTGCTGTCGCTGCTGGCCGTGGTGCTGGCGCTGTGCAGCGAGGCCGACGCGTTCGTCGCGGCCTCCATGTCGGCGCTGCCGCTGCTGCCCCGGCTGGTGTTCCTCGTGGTCGGCCCGGCGGTCGACGTCAAGCTCATCGCGCTGCAGGCGGGCGCGTTCGGCAAGTCCTTCGCGGCGCGCTTCGCCCCGGCCACGTTCCTGGTGGCGATCGCGTCGGCCCTGGCGGCGGGAGCGGTGTTCCTGTGA
- a CDS encoding SAM-dependent methyltransferase, translated as MDWHGWHDDYDRPDSGLARRLRAVQEQVRAALDDSPPGPLRAVSLCAGQGRDLLDVLADHPRRDDVRARLVELDPRNADVAAARAAGLPGVEVLTADASLTDHYRDLVPADLVLVCGVFGNITDSDVERTVDHCAALCRTGGTVIWTRHRGAPDLVPSICAWFEERGFERRWLSDPDTGYGVGVHRFRAEPRPLTPGARMFAFIGYEVLERPQRSK; from the coding sequence GTGGACTGGCACGGGTGGCACGACGACTACGACCGTCCGGACTCGGGGCTGGCCCGGCGGCTGCGCGCCGTCCAGGAGCAGGTCCGGGCCGCGTTGGACGACAGTCCCCCGGGACCGTTGCGCGCGGTGAGCCTGTGCGCAGGCCAGGGGCGTGACCTGCTGGACGTGCTCGCCGACCACCCCCGGCGCGACGACGTCCGAGCACGCCTGGTCGAGCTCGACCCGCGCAACGCCGACGTCGCCGCGGCACGGGCGGCCGGCCTGCCCGGGGTGGAGGTGCTGACGGCCGACGCCTCGCTCACCGACCACTACCGCGACCTGGTCCCGGCGGACCTCGTGCTGGTCTGCGGCGTGTTCGGCAACATCACCGATTCCGACGTCGAGCGGACCGTCGACCACTGCGCCGCGTTGTGCCGGACGGGTGGCACGGTGATCTGGACCCGTCACCGCGGCGCTCCGGACCTCGTGCCGTCGATCTGCGCGTGGTTCGAGGAGCGCGGGTTCGAGCGCCGGTGGCTGTCCGACCCGGACACGGGGTACGGCGTCGGCGTCCACCGCTTCCGGGCCGAACCGCGACCGCTGACCCCGGGCGCCCGCATGTTCGCGTTCATCGGGTACGAGGTGCTCGAAAGACCTCAGCGGTCGAAGTAG
- a CDS encoding P-loop NTPase fold protein: MKLGNVDGVAVAVCVTAEPWDMGVDALVVSVGETLGDLGSVLADRFPTFDQAVSRVNLARIAPSDPEVVRLRGIGSLALVVLASPHGDYGLVDTSSVVAATRAAIRTAAREGATGVALPLLATGALGLPPRDVAAAVVPAVLDVLRLPSRRGLRQVVLFGRDAEVVDAVVRRWSDHDRPPAEAEAPTSVAEPERATPVDRPDERRVSDDLAGGVSSDLVDPTEPIPLARDRLGVATYASMLAAVIAERATPTPLSVGVFGDWGSGKSFFMGMLRGRIGELAESGSPKYCRRVVQIGFNAWHYADTNLWASLADVIFRALADADRDPHRQRGELRRLLAETVDRHDELAELNQRAEEEVARLKAKVDEADRQHVTGARDLLIALRESTRLRERLDRVWSRIGVADEVEQGRLLSQQLRDSHADVDALRRLPSDRQGKVALAAAGVVLGVTAAAAVVAPLITWLGGVAGLALATVGGGLLLRARKGLGELRVLAEDIRGGLDRIHEERVREQVSDTVDLLRKAEADQLVAQAQLDEVVTHVGELGRQLANLDPARRMSAFVAAKGEAYTRDLGVVSVLRRDFEQLVALLADWRANPDADRGGQRPVDRIVLHIDDLDRCEPRQVVQVMEAVHLLLAMDLFVVVVGVDPRWLVRSLRDHYAGVLDGDTAASPWRVLPEDYLEKIINIPFTLPGMARGRLGEVLRSMAEVEAHTSVAGDGPDVPRADPGDDVPEHVLPVEPGAQLDTSTPAPLPARPLTEREMVFLAALDPLVDTPRAAKRLFNIYRMIRATRDLGDAARFLGDDERPGEFQAVVVLLGIVAVAPSLAVAVLDAPPAVEVRGGLVHRDQGGTWASFAADLRPDDGHSPVVGRVTPDQEGRWLRLHDGLEGVTRLVTLPGLAVFQEWTPHVRRFSYFDR, translated from the coding sequence GTGAAACTGGGGAACGTCGACGGGGTGGCGGTGGCGGTCTGCGTCACCGCCGAACCGTGGGACATGGGGGTCGACGCGCTGGTCGTGTCCGTGGGGGAAACCCTCGGTGACCTCGGGTCGGTCCTGGCCGATCGGTTCCCGACCTTCGACCAGGCCGTCTCGCGGGTCAACCTCGCCCGCATCGCGCCGTCCGACCCCGAGGTTGTCCGGCTGAGGGGCATCGGCTCGCTCGCCCTCGTAGTCCTCGCATCGCCCCATGGCGATTACGGGCTCGTGGACACGTCGAGCGTGGTGGCGGCGACGCGGGCGGCGATCCGCACGGCTGCCCGGGAGGGCGCGACCGGTGTCGCGCTGCCCCTGCTCGCCACCGGCGCGCTCGGCCTCCCCCCGCGCGATGTGGCCGCGGCGGTCGTGCCGGCGGTCCTGGACGTCCTGCGGCTGCCCTCCAGGCGGGGGTTGCGGCAGGTCGTGCTGTTCGGCCGTGACGCCGAGGTGGTCGACGCGGTTGTCCGTCGGTGGTCCGATCACGATCGCCCACCCGCGGAGGCCGAGGCGCCGACGTCGGTGGCGGAACCGGAGCGCGCGACGCCGGTGGATCGCCCCGATGAGCGCCGGGTGTCGGACGACCTGGCCGGCGGGGTGTCGAGCGACCTGGTCGACCCGACCGAGCCGATCCCCCTGGCCAGGGACCGGCTCGGCGTGGCCACGTACGCGTCGATGCTGGCCGCGGTGATCGCCGAGCGCGCCACCCCGACGCCGCTGTCGGTCGGCGTGTTCGGGGATTGGGGCTCGGGCAAGAGCTTCTTCATGGGCATGCTACGCGGGCGGATCGGCGAGTTGGCGGAGTCCGGCTCGCCGAAGTACTGCCGACGCGTGGTGCAGATCGGGTTCAACGCCTGGCACTACGCGGACACCAACCTCTGGGCGAGCCTGGCGGACGTCATCTTCCGCGCGCTCGCCGACGCGGACCGCGACCCGCACCGGCAGCGCGGCGAGCTGCGCCGCCTGCTGGCCGAGACGGTCGACCGGCACGACGAACTGGCAGAGCTCAACCAGCGTGCCGAGGAGGAGGTCGCCCGCCTCAAGGCCAAGGTCGACGAGGCCGACCGTCAGCACGTCACCGGCGCCCGCGACCTGCTCATCGCGCTGAGGGAGTCGACCCGGCTGCGGGAGCGGCTGGACCGGGTGTGGAGCCGGATCGGCGTCGCCGACGAGGTCGAGCAGGGCCGGCTGCTGTCGCAGCAGCTGCGGGACTCCCACGCTGACGTGGACGCGCTGCGCCGATTACCGAGCGACCGTCAGGGCAAGGTCGCGCTCGCCGCGGCGGGTGTCGTGCTCGGCGTCACGGCGGCCGCCGCGGTGGTGGCGCCGCTGATCACCTGGCTCGGCGGTGTCGCGGGCCTGGCCCTCGCGACGGTCGGCGGCGGGCTGCTCCTGCGTGCCCGCAAGGGGCTGGGTGAGCTGCGCGTGCTGGCCGAGGATATCCGCGGCGGCCTTGACCGGATCCACGAGGAACGCGTACGCGAGCAGGTCTCCGACACCGTGGACCTGCTCCGCAAGGCGGAGGCGGACCAGCTCGTCGCCCAGGCGCAGCTGGACGAGGTGGTCACCCACGTCGGTGAGCTGGGCAGGCAGCTGGCCAACCTCGACCCGGCACGCCGGATGTCGGCGTTCGTGGCCGCCAAGGGCGAGGCCTACACGCGTGACCTGGGGGTCGTGTCCGTCCTGCGCAGGGACTTCGAGCAGCTCGTCGCGCTGCTGGCCGACTGGCGGGCGAACCCCGACGCGGACCGCGGCGGGCAGCGACCGGTCGACCGGATCGTGCTGCACATCGACGACCTCGACCGGTGCGAGCCGCGGCAGGTCGTGCAGGTCATGGAGGCCGTGCACCTGCTGCTGGCGATGGACCTGTTCGTCGTGGTGGTCGGCGTCGACCCGCGCTGGCTCGTGCGCTCGCTGCGCGACCACTACGCCGGTGTGCTGGACGGGGACACCGCGGCGTCACCGTGGCGCGTCCTGCCGGAGGACTACCTCGAGAAGATCATCAACATCCCGTTCACCCTGCCCGGCATGGCCCGCGGCAGGCTGGGCGAGGTGCTGCGGTCCATGGCGGAGGTCGAGGCACACACCTCGGTCGCCGGGGACGGCCCGGACGTGCCGCGAGCCGATCCGGGCGACGACGTGCCGGAACACGTGCTGCCCGTCGAACCGGGGGCGCAGCTGGATACCTCCACGCCCGCTCCCCTGCCCGCCCGGCCGCTGACCGAGCGCGAGATGGTGTTCCTCGCCGCACTGGACCCGCTCGTCGACACACCGCGCGCGGCGAAGCGGCTGTTCAACATCTACCGGATGATCCGCGCCACCCGCGACCTCGGCGACGCGGCGCGGTTCCTCGGTGACGACGAGCGGCCCGGCGAGTTCCAGGCGGTGGTCGTGCTGCTGGGGATCGTCGCCGTGGCACCCTCGCTGGCCGTCGCCGTGCTCGACGCCCCGCCGGCGGTGGAGGTCCGCGGCGGGCTCGTGCACCGGGACCAGGGCGGGACGTGGGCCTCGTTCGCGGCGGACCTGCGGCCGGACGACGGGCACTCACCGGTCGTCGGGAGGGTCACCCCCGATCAGGAAGGCCGGTGGCTGCGGTTGCACGACGGGCTCGAAGGGGTCACGCGCCTGGTCACGTTGCCGGGGCTCGCCGTGTTCCAGGAGTGGACCCCGCACGTGCGGCGGTTCTCCTACTTCGACCGCTGA